In one Mycobacterium heckeshornense genomic region, the following are encoded:
- a CDS encoding MCE family protein, which yields MRENLVGALWRLAIYAAVSLIGTFALIAVFAQLRFQAEKTYKAQFANVSGLEGGNFVRIAGVEVGKVKKIAIQPDSTVLVEFTTADSVVLTEGTRAAIRFADLIGGRYLALEEGAGGVKRLRPGATIPLSRTEPALDLDALIGGFRPLFRALDPDQVNKLTSQLIAAFQGQGGTIGSFLTQAAALTNTLADRDQLIGQVIINLNTVLGSLSGQSDQFAKAVDSLSQLIAGLKARKQDITNGVAYANAAAGSIAELLAKARPPLQKVVHEADRTAGNALADHDFLDNFLNTWPDSLRILNRQGMYGDFFSFYLCDIVLKVNGKGGQPVYIKLAGQHGGRCTPR from the coding sequence ATGCGAGAGAACTTGGTAGGCGCGCTGTGGCGCCTCGCCATCTACGCAGCAGTGAGCCTCATTGGCACATTTGCGCTGATCGCGGTCTTCGCTCAGTTACGTTTCCAGGCTGAAAAGACCTATAAGGCCCAGTTCGCCAACGTATCCGGGCTCGAAGGTGGCAACTTCGTCCGCATCGCTGGTGTCGAGGTCGGCAAAGTCAAAAAAATTGCCATTCAACCGGATTCCACGGTGCTCGTCGAGTTCACCACAGCCGACTCGGTCGTGCTCACCGAGGGTACGAGGGCCGCCATCCGCTTCGCCGACCTCATTGGTGGTAGGTACCTGGCATTGGAAGAAGGAGCGGGGGGCGTCAAGAGACTCCGACCAGGTGCAACCATTCCGCTGAGCCGCACCGAACCGGCGTTGGACCTCGACGCATTGATCGGGGGTTTCCGACCACTGTTTCGTGCACTCGACCCCGACCAGGTGAATAAGCTCACCAGTCAGCTGATCGCGGCCTTCCAGGGCCAGGGCGGCACGATCGGTTCCTTTCTCACCCAGGCCGCCGCCTTGACCAACACTTTGGCCGACCGGGACCAGCTGATCGGTCAAGTCATCATCAACCTGAACACCGTACTCGGTTCGCTCAGCGGCCAAAGTGACCAGTTCGCCAAGGCTGTGGACTCACTATCTCAACTCATAGCAGGGCTGAAAGCCCGCAAGCAGGACATCACCAACGGAGTGGCCTACGCGAACGCAGCCGCCGGCTCTATCGCCGAACTGCTAGCCAAGGCCCGACCACCGCTGCAAAAGGTGGTGCACGAGGCGGATCGGACCGCGGGGAACGCGCTCGCCGACCACGACTTCCTCGACAACTTTCTGAACACCTGGCCTGACTCACTCCGAATCCTCAACAGGCAAGGCATGTACGGCGACTTCTTCAGCTTCTATCTGTGCGACATCGTGCTGAAGGTGAACGGCAAGGGCGGCCAGCCGGTGTACATCAAGCTGGCCGGCCAGCATGGCGGGAGGTGCACGCCACGATGA
- a CDS encoding MCE family protein — protein sequence MLTRLTRQVRIQLAVFAALSLTASVIMFFNFMQVPTVFFGVDRYTVTVKLPQAGGLYPGGNVTYRGVEVGRVQAVRLTPTGVEALLQLDSDVHIPADLNAQVHSVSAVGEQYVELLPRSAKGPSLKDGDVIAQDRTYVPPDINSLLEATNRGLTAIPRDNLKTVVDEGYVAVGGLGPELSRLVKGTANLAIDARKNLDALVTLIDEPKPLLDSQIQSSDAIQAWAAHLATITSQLRDNDAAVAGLLQKGGPAVGEARQLLDRLSPTLPIVLANLVSVGQVGVVYRDNLESLLVELPQGTADIQAVGVANRNTKQDYNGAFLSFNLNLNWPPPCTTGFLPAQQQRAASYEDYPDPPNGDFYCRIPQDSILNVRGARNAPCETRPGKRAPTVKLCESDEAYVPLNDGFNWKGDPNATYTGQGVPQFRPGEEPPGYVRPPAPPGPPPPPIAAVHYDPATGMYIGPDGRMYTQADLAHGATKERTWQSMLTPPKRN from the coding sequence ATGCTGACCAGGCTAACTAGGCAAGTCAGAATCCAGCTGGCGGTTTTCGCGGCGCTGAGCTTGACCGCCTCTGTCATCATGTTTTTCAACTTCATGCAGGTGCCGACGGTGTTCTTCGGGGTTGACCGGTACACGGTCACCGTAAAGCTGCCCCAGGCGGGCGGCCTGTACCCCGGCGGCAACGTCACCTACCGAGGCGTCGAGGTGGGCCGAGTGCAGGCCGTACGCCTGACCCCGACCGGCGTCGAGGCGTTGCTTCAGCTCGACTCCGACGTGCACATCCCTGCCGATCTCAACGCCCAAGTGCACAGCGTATCGGCGGTCGGCGAGCAATACGTCGAGTTACTGCCACGCAGCGCCAAGGGGCCGTCACTGAAAGACGGCGACGTCATCGCCCAGGATCGCACCTACGTGCCGCCGGACATCAACTCGCTGCTGGAGGCGACCAATCGAGGGCTGACCGCGATTCCGCGCGACAACCTCAAAACGGTGGTCGACGAGGGATATGTCGCCGTCGGCGGCCTCGGGCCGGAACTATCGCGGCTGGTGAAAGGGACAGCCAACCTGGCGATCGACGCCCGCAAGAACCTGGACGCGCTCGTTACTTTGATCGATGAGCCGAAGCCGCTGCTGGACAGCCAGATCCAGTCATCGGATGCCATCCAGGCCTGGGCGGCCCACCTGGCGACGATCACGTCGCAGCTGCGCGACAACGACGCCGCCGTCGCGGGCCTGCTGCAGAAGGGCGGCCCAGCGGTCGGCGAGGCGCGGCAGCTACTCGACCGGCTGAGCCCCACATTGCCGATCGTGCTGGCCAACCTGGTCAGTGTGGGGCAGGTGGGGGTCGTCTACCGCGACAACCTCGAATCGCTTTTGGTGGAGCTGCCGCAGGGCACGGCCGACATCCAGGCTGTCGGTGTGGCCAACCGCAACACCAAACAGGACTACAACGGCGCATTCTTGAGCTTCAACCTGAACCTCAACTGGCCTCCGCCATGCACCACCGGATTCCTGCCGGCTCAGCAGCAGCGGGCCGCCAGCTACGAGGACTATCCTGATCCGCCCAACGGCGACTTCTACTGCCGGATACCGCAAGACTCAATACTCAACGTGCGCGGCGCGCGCAACGCGCCGTGCGAGACCCGCCCGGGCAAGCGCGCTCCCACCGTCAAATTGTGCGAAAGCGACGAAGCCTACGTTCCACTCAACGACGGCTTCAACTGGAAAGGTGATCCGAACGCCACCTACACGGGGCAGGGTGTCCCGCAGTTCAGGCCGGGGGAGGAGCCGCCGGGGTACGTCCGACCACCGGCTCCGCCGGGTCCGCCACCACCACCGATAGCGGCCGTCCATTACGATCCGGCGACCGGCATGTACATCGGTCCGGACGGGCGCATGTATACGCAGGCTGACCTGGCACATGGTGCCACAAAGGAGCGAACATGGCAGAGCATGCTGACTCCGCCCAAAAGGAACTGA
- a CDS encoding LLM class flavin-dependent oxidoreductase, with protein sequence MKWGLPWPGKECAAQAEDAGASAFCAGEFSDHNAYVTSAEMALATSKAMIGPGIAYAFARSPFVHAASARHLSKHAPGRVFLGLGAGTLRMNRDWFGVDASHPAPRMAELITVIRAYLHAENGERIRHSGKFYDIDADIRAPVHGRLEVPILVGAFNKAMLRTVGSCADGVLGHGLFTDRWWDEVVDPQLAGGAQSAGRDPSSLRRWGWLITAIDDGDPQRAIREARLQVAFYLTVRTYDTLVELHGWHDQVDAIRAAFRSRRPDTIAEYVTDDMLWAIAICGDTEQARTMLKTRARLPDTAFLSPPSFLVGQRRRSHYDAAATRFAAELN encoded by the coding sequence ATGAAATGGGGACTCCCCTGGCCGGGCAAGGAATGCGCGGCACAAGCTGAAGACGCTGGTGCCAGCGCATTCTGTGCGGGCGAATTCAGCGATCACAACGCCTATGTGACCAGCGCCGAGATGGCGCTCGCCACATCGAAGGCGATGATCGGCCCCGGTATCGCGTACGCATTTGCGCGGTCTCCGTTCGTGCATGCCGCATCGGCCCGCCATCTGAGCAAGCATGCTCCCGGTCGGGTGTTTCTCGGGCTGGGTGCCGGCACACTACGAATGAACCGGGACTGGTTTGGCGTCGACGCGTCGCATCCTGCTCCGCGGATGGCGGAGCTGATCACGGTGATCAGGGCATACTTGCATGCCGAAAACGGCGAACGCATCCGCCACAGCGGGAAGTTCTACGACATTGACGCCGACATCCGAGCCCCGGTCCATGGGCGGCTCGAGGTGCCGATCCTGGTGGGGGCGTTCAATAAAGCCATGCTGCGCACTGTAGGCAGCTGCGCCGATGGTGTGTTGGGCCACGGCTTGTTCACCGATCGCTGGTGGGACGAGGTGGTCGATCCGCAACTCGCGGGCGGCGCCCAATCGGCTGGCCGAGACCCTTCCTCGCTGCGCCGTTGGGGTTGGCTGATCACAGCGATAGACGATGGCGACCCGCAACGCGCGATCCGCGAGGCGCGCCTGCAGGTTGCGTTTTACCTCACGGTGCGCACGTACGACACGCTCGTCGAGCTACATGGCTGGCATGACCAGGTTGACGCCATTCGCGCAGCGTTTCGATCTCGTCGTCCCGACACCATCGCTGAGTACGTCACTGACGACATGCTCTGGGCCATCGCGATCTGTGGCGATACCGAACAGGCCCGCACAATGCTCAAGACCCGCGCGCGGCTTCCGGACACTGCCTTCCTGTCACCACCGAGCTTCCTGGTGGGGCAGCGGCGACGATCACACTACGATGCCGCCGCAACACGGTTCGCTGCGGAGCTGAACTGA
- a CDS encoding MCE family protein, which yields MKRGFSERNPFVIGAIGLGVTLALMVLSLNYDKLPFFNRGTTYSAYFAEAGGLVPGDHVQVSGYRVGEVSSIDLDGPQVLVKFKVASNVRLGDRTEAAIKLRTVLGNKLLEVTPRGTGRLTGPIPLDRTTPAYQLPDALGDLTTTISGLNTNQLSNSLAVLASTFSNTPPDLKAAVQGVARFSQTLDERDAQLRNLLANANKATKVLAERSDEVVNLVANTNALLVQLRSQSRALDQISTNLTAVAQQIKGFIAENRTTLKPALDKLNGVLAIVDNRKDRVQKALVGLNRYALGLGEAVSSGPFFKAYVANLLPGQFVQPFIDAAFSDLGLDPNVLLPTQRADPQVGQPGTPPLPIPYPRTGQGGNPRMTIPDAITGNPADQPCGFPGIPLPGPGCYPYREPPPAPPPGGPPPGPPAPPGAGQGQSIAPPSGPVQQPAPGQIPPSQPPVLGGAGPIGAPPGPAQPTEGRGR from the coding sequence ATGAAAAGAGGCTTCTCCGAGCGCAACCCGTTCGTCATCGGCGCCATCGGCCTGGGCGTGACCCTCGCCCTCATGGTGTTGTCGCTGAATTACGACAAGCTGCCGTTCTTCAACAGGGGCACGACCTACTCGGCATACTTCGCCGAGGCGGGCGGCCTGGTGCCCGGTGATCACGTTCAAGTCTCCGGTTACAGAGTTGGGGAAGTCTCCAGCATCGACCTGGACGGTCCGCAGGTGTTGGTGAAATTCAAGGTTGCCAGCAATGTTCGCCTCGGTGACCGTACCGAAGCGGCCATCAAGTTGAGGACTGTGCTCGGCAACAAGCTCCTCGAGGTCACCCCGCGCGGAACAGGACGGCTGACCGGACCGATACCCCTGGACAGAACCACACCGGCCTATCAGCTGCCCGACGCGCTCGGGGACCTCACGACAACCATCAGCGGGCTCAACACTAACCAGCTGTCCAACTCGCTGGCCGTGCTGGCCAGCACATTCTCCAACACACCGCCCGACCTGAAGGCGGCGGTTCAGGGGGTGGCGCGATTCTCCCAGACACTGGATGAGCGCGACGCTCAACTGCGAAACCTGTTGGCCAACGCCAACAAAGCGACAAAGGTGCTAGCCGAACGCAGTGACGAAGTGGTCAACCTGGTCGCCAACACCAACGCGTTACTGGTGCAGCTGAGAAGCCAAAGCCGTGCGCTGGATCAGATCTCCACCAACCTCACCGCGGTGGCCCAGCAGATCAAGGGCTTTATCGCCGAGAACCGCACCACACTCAAGCCGGCGCTGGACAAGCTGAACGGGGTGCTGGCCATCGTCGACAACCGCAAGGATCGCGTGCAGAAGGCGCTCGTCGGACTCAACAGATACGCCTTAGGTCTCGGTGAGGCGGTGTCATCGGGACCGTTTTTCAAGGCTTATGTCGCCAACCTGCTGCCCGGCCAGTTCGTGCAACCGTTCATCGATGCGGCCTTCTCCGATCTCGGCCTGGATCCCAATGTGCTGTTGCCCACGCAGCGCGCCGACCCGCAGGTCGGGCAACCGGGTACGCCGCCGCTGCCGATCCCCTACCCCCGTACCGGGCAGGGCGGGAACCCGCGGATGACCATCCCGGACGCGATTACCGGCAACCCCGCCGACCAGCCGTGCGGGTTTCCCGGCATTCCGTTGCCCGGCCCTGGGTGCTACCCCTACCGGGAGCCGCCCCCGGCGCCGCCACCGGGCGGGCCGCCGCCCGGACCGCCCGCACCGCCGGGTGCCGGGCAGGGCCAATCCATTGCGCCACCGTCCGGGCCGGTGCAACAGCCCGCGCCCGGGCAGATACCGCCTAGCCAACCGCCTGTTCTCGGTGGTGCGGGACCAATCGGTGCGCCACCGGGGCCGGCACAACCCACTGAAGGTCGTGGACGATGA
- a CDS encoding FadR/GntR family transcriptional regulator has product MARPETLALAVSPERAFGAVRSPKTAEVVARRLRKMVVDGQLADGDFLPHEAELMAHFRVSRPTLREAVRILESERLIEVRRGSRTGARVRIPGPEIVARPAGLLLELSGATLADVMTARIAIEPAAAKLLAETGTQDAHDELASIVNNIPAAWEAGELARASANLHRRMVELSGNTTLAIIAGMLHEISERHTAAAVVGVDNMVPKAEYTKLLRSYRRLVDLVAARDGERAEAHWRRHMQNAAAALLRGYEKTKVRDIMD; this is encoded by the coding sequence GTGGCTCGACCTGAAACACTTGCGCTAGCGGTGTCGCCGGAGAGGGCGTTTGGCGCTGTGCGGTCGCCGAAAACGGCTGAGGTCGTTGCTCGCAGGCTACGCAAGATGGTCGTTGACGGCCAGCTGGCCGATGGTGACTTCCTGCCACACGAGGCAGAGCTCATGGCGCATTTCCGGGTGAGCCGGCCGACCCTGCGGGAGGCTGTACGAATTCTCGAATCCGAGCGGCTGATTGAGGTTCGGCGCGGGTCGCGAACGGGTGCCCGGGTGCGCATACCAGGTCCGGAGATCGTCGCCCGCCCGGCCGGTCTGCTGCTTGAACTGTCCGGCGCCACGCTGGCCGATGTAATGACCGCGCGTATCGCGATCGAACCCGCCGCGGCCAAGCTTCTCGCGGAGACCGGCACCCAAGATGCGCACGACGAGCTTGCGAGCATTGTCAACAACATCCCAGCCGCTTGGGAAGCGGGCGAATTGGCACGCGCATCGGCGAACCTGCACCGCAGAATGGTCGAGCTGTCCGGGAACACAACCCTCGCCATCATTGCCGGCATGCTCCACGAAATCTCTGAGCGCCACACGGCAGCAGCGGTCGTCGGCGTCGACAACATGGTCCCCAAAGCCGAGTACACCAAGCTCTTGCGGTCTTACCGGCGTCTTGTCGATCTGGTCGCAGCCCGTGACGGTGAACGAGCAGAGGCGCATTGGCGCCGACACATGCAGAACGCGGCTGCTGCCCTTCTGCGGGGCTATGAGAAAACCAAGGTACGCGACATCATGGACTGA
- a CDS encoding virulence factor Mce family protein yields the protein MSRRNAKIGVAVALVLVLIGATIMVVRSATGIGRINVVGYFADSTGLYKGDKVVILGVAVGKVEKIEPQPNRVKISFWYDDKYKVPADAKAVILSPSLVTPRSIQLTPAYRGGPVLADGAVIPQERTAVPVEYDDFRQQLERLTQILQPTKPGGTSTLGAFINTAAENVRGQGPDIRDTIIKLSQAISALGDHSGDLFATLKNLSILVSALHDSSDVLRHLNQNLAAVTNVLANDPNEVGNAVKNLNDVVDDVTNFVAENRETLGTTSDKLASVTKAVNESLDDVKQLLHVGPTAFQNFLNIYQPAQGTLTGVLGLNNFANAIQFICGAVQAASRRGAKESAKLCVQYLAPIIKNRQVNFLPLGLNPFVGASARPNEITYSEDWLRPDYVPPPPPGSSPALANPAPPAPEPAPPPGTSPLAAEAPAETAVAQPVPTNPAEGLRGMMMPTGGGQ from the coding sequence ATGAGTCGTCGCAACGCCAAGATCGGTGTGGCCGTCGCCCTGGTGCTGGTGCTAATCGGTGCCACCATCATGGTGGTGCGGTCTGCCACCGGAATCGGCCGCATCAACGTCGTCGGGTACTTTGCGGATAGCACCGGCCTCTACAAAGGCGACAAAGTCGTCATCCTCGGTGTGGCGGTGGGCAAGGTGGAAAAGATCGAACCCCAGCCCAACCGCGTCAAGATCAGCTTCTGGTACGACGACAAATACAAGGTGCCCGCCGACGCCAAAGCGGTGATCTTGTCGCCGTCACTGGTGACGCCACGATCCATTCAGTTGACACCCGCCTACCGGGGCGGCCCGGTGCTGGCCGATGGTGCGGTGATCCCCCAGGAACGCACCGCGGTTCCGGTAGAGTACGACGACTTCCGCCAGCAGCTCGAGAGGCTGACCCAAATACTGCAGCCCACCAAACCGGGCGGAACCAGCACGTTGGGCGCGTTCATCAATACCGCGGCCGAGAACGTGCGCGGTCAGGGCCCAGACATTCGAGACACCATCATCAAGCTGTCGCAGGCGATTTCCGCGCTCGGCGACCACAGCGGCGACCTGTTCGCCACGTTGAAAAACCTCTCGATTCTGGTATCCGCGCTGCATGACAGCAGCGACGTGCTGCGGCACCTGAACCAAAACCTGGCCGCGGTGACGAACGTGCTTGCCAACGACCCCAACGAAGTCGGAAACGCGGTGAAAAACCTCAACGATGTTGTCGACGATGTCACAAACTTCGTGGCCGAAAACCGAGAAACACTAGGCACCACCTCGGACAAGTTGGCCTCTGTGACCAAGGCGGTGAACGAAAGCCTCGACGACGTCAAACAACTTCTACATGTAGGCCCGACAGCCTTCCAAAACTTCCTCAACATCTACCAGCCCGCGCAAGGCACGCTGACCGGCGTGCTCGGGCTCAACAACTTTGCCAACGCGATCCAGTTCATCTGCGGGGCGGTACAGGCCGCGTCCCGGCGGGGCGCCAAGGAGTCAGCGAAACTGTGCGTGCAGTACCTTGCACCGATCATCAAAAACCGGCAGGTCAACTTCCTGCCGCTGGGTCTCAACCCCTTCGTCGGAGCGTCGGCGCGCCCCAACGAAATCACCTACAGCGAGGATTGGCTGCGGCCCGACTATGTACCCCCACCACCACCGGGGTCGTCGCCCGCGCTGGCCAACCCAGCACCGCCGGCCCCTGAGCCGGCACCGCCGCCCGGTACCTCGCCGCTGGCCGCGGAAGCGCCGGCGGAAACAGCGGTGGCCCAGCCGGTGCCGACCAATCCGGCTGAGGGCCTACGCGGCATGATGATGCCAACCGGGGGTGGACAATGA
- a CDS encoding Rieske 2Fe-2S domain-containing protein, with protein sequence MTPLPSMQPTGWFQVAWSADVGVGQVAPLHYFGRDLVAFRGHEGKVRVLDAHCRHLGANLAYGGCVVDDGIQCPFHGWVWNGEGRNVRIPYQDRPNKGRRIRSYPVTERNEAIYIWHDTAGREPLWQVPDRFEVLGQHIASRSYYPFGPDCRTRFERVSVHPQTIAENAVDPHHFRFVHRTPISPAVLREYTDDTTWSAKVGFGRRWLDGVDRPGDTLNTIEIYWCGLGVSFNGEHTREGVRVISICATPVDDTTSDIFAGYWIDDESGDFPQRLAVAKQALPQDIQIWDHQCYMDPPGLATSEAAGFKRLRAWARGFYPESDDPPQLTVAHGA encoded by the coding sequence ATGACGCCGCTGCCGAGCATGCAGCCGACGGGATGGTTTCAGGTCGCTTGGAGCGCTGATGTCGGGGTTGGGCAGGTCGCGCCGTTGCATTATTTCGGCCGCGACTTGGTCGCGTTCCGGGGTCACGAAGGCAAGGTTCGTGTCCTCGATGCACACTGCCGGCATCTCGGCGCGAACCTCGCCTACGGGGGATGCGTCGTCGACGACGGTATTCAGTGCCCGTTCCACGGGTGGGTGTGGAACGGGGAAGGACGCAACGTCCGTATCCCCTACCAGGATCGGCCGAACAAAGGTCGGCGGATCCGTTCCTATCCGGTCACCGAACGCAACGAAGCTATTTATATCTGGCACGACACCGCGGGTAGGGAACCGCTGTGGCAGGTGCCCGATCGCTTCGAGGTGCTCGGGCAGCATATCGCGTCCCGCAGCTACTACCCGTTCGGCCCTGACTGCCGGACACGGTTCGAGCGAGTGTCCGTGCATCCCCAAACTATTGCCGAGAATGCCGTTGACCCACACCATTTCCGGTTTGTTCACCGCACACCGATCAGCCCGGCAGTGCTGCGGGAGTATACCGACGACACGACGTGGTCGGCGAAAGTCGGTTTCGGGAGGCGCTGGCTCGACGGTGTCGATCGTCCCGGGGACACCTTGAACACCATCGAAATCTACTGGTGCGGTCTCGGAGTGAGCTTCAACGGCGAACATACCCGCGAAGGAGTTCGGGTGATCTCGATCTGTGCCACCCCGGTTGACGACACCACGTCGGATATCTTCGCCGGATATTGGATCGATGACGAGTCTGGCGATTTCCCTCAGCGCCTCGCTGTGGCCAAGCAGGCACTGCCACAAGATATCCAGATCTGGGATCACCAATGCTACATGGATCCGCCGGGACTTGCGACTTCTGAGGCGGCGGGCTTCAAGCGCCTTCGTGCATGGGCCCGAGGGTTCTACCCGGAGTCCGATGACCCGCCTCAGCTGACGGTCGCCCATGGCGCCTAA
- a CDS encoding TetR/AcrR family transcriptional regulator: protein MAPNASAPGAKLRKSDRTRQAILDGARIAFARKGFSGVTIQDITDLAQVTRANFYYYFRDKRALFIELGTATYREALDVAESFGELGDTPRKDAIRDWVGRYFAYLDRNGAFVIRSAEDSPDDRRFRSALARSYRRTAQALGDRIVKLSAIPPEVDPAAVGLATMAMLERSWLMAQHDEISAMSEDMVVAALAELISRLVDSGKER from the coding sequence ATGGCGCCTAATGCCTCCGCGCCGGGCGCGAAGCTTCGCAAATCAGACCGGACTCGCCAGGCTATCCTCGACGGTGCGCGAATCGCTTTCGCGCGCAAGGGGTTCTCCGGGGTAACCATTCAAGACATCACCGATTTGGCGCAGGTGACCCGCGCCAACTTCTATTACTACTTCCGCGACAAGAGGGCGTTGTTCATTGAACTGGGCACGGCAACCTATCGCGAAGCCCTCGACGTGGCGGAGTCGTTCGGTGAGTTGGGTGACACGCCACGTAAAGACGCGATCCGTGATTGGGTCGGCCGCTACTTTGCCTATCTCGATCGCAATGGCGCCTTTGTGATTCGCTCGGCTGAGGACTCGCCCGACGATCGCAGGTTCCGGTCGGCGCTGGCCCGCTCATACCGTCGCACCGCTCAAGCGTTGGGTGATCGCATCGTCAAGCTATCGGCGATTCCGCCTGAAGTGGATCCAGCTGCGGTCGGTCTGGCAACTATGGCGATGCTGGAGCGCTCCTGGTTGATGGCACAGCACGACGAGATCTCGGCGATGTCAGAAGACATGGTTGTGGCGGCATTGGCCGAGCTGATTAGCAGACTGGTGGATTCAGGCAAGGAGCGATGA
- a CDS encoding virulence factor Mce family protein translates to MSRSPCWWRKGAVLAAALALAGVSGCGFRGVNSFTLPGTKGGGPGSYTIQAQMPDVQNLQQNSRVRVNDVTVGNVTKIELQGWHALVTMKIDGSVDLPANATATLGQTSLLGSVHVELAPPAGRPPEGKLRDGSLIPLASAAAYPSTERTLAALSLLLNGGGLGQVQDITKALSTAFSGREQDLRNLLGQLDKFVGYLNDQKDDIIAATDSLNNLVGQFADQKPVIDKAIKTIPEALTVLKDERDNLADALAELGKFGALAADSVNKTKENLVKELKDLGPVLQSLADAGPALTRALDFYGTFPFPKPTLSKWLRGDYANLTAIIDLTLSRIDASFFTGTRWECDLTELELQWGRTIGQMPSPCTAGGPHNPGNPLVVPYHFDQGP, encoded by the coding sequence ATGAGCCGATCACCGTGCTGGTGGCGAAAGGGCGCCGTGCTGGCGGCAGCGTTGGCGCTGGCAGGGGTGTCCGGCTGCGGCTTTCGGGGGGTGAACTCGTTTACCCTGCCGGGAACCAAAGGTGGCGGTCCTGGCTCCTACACCATCCAGGCGCAAATGCCCGACGTACAGAACCTGCAACAGAATTCGCGAGTGCGGGTCAACGACGTCACCGTTGGCAATGTGACCAAGATCGAGCTGCAGGGCTGGCACGCGCTGGTCACGATGAAGATCGACGGCAGTGTCGACTTGCCGGCTAATGCGACGGCCACGCTCGGTCAGACCAGCCTGCTCGGTTCGGTGCACGTCGAACTGGCGCCGCCCGCCGGGCGCCCGCCCGAGGGCAAGCTCAGGGACGGATCGCTGATCCCGCTGGCGTCGGCCGCCGCCTACCCCTCCACCGAACGGACCCTGGCCGCGCTCTCCCTGCTGCTCAACGGCGGCGGTCTGGGCCAAGTCCAGGACATCACCAAGGCGTTGAGCACCGCCTTCAGCGGACGCGAGCAGGACCTCAGAAACCTGCTGGGTCAGCTCGATAAGTTCGTCGGCTACCTCAACGACCAAAAAGACGACATCATCGCGGCAACGGACAGCCTCAATAACTTGGTTGGTCAATTCGCCGACCAAAAGCCGGTGATCGACAAGGCGATCAAGACGATCCCGGAGGCGTTGACCGTGCTGAAAGATGAGCGGGACAATCTCGCCGACGCGCTCGCTGAGCTGGGCAAATTCGGCGCGCTGGCCGCTGATTCGGTCAACAAGACCAAGGAGAACCTGGTCAAGGAGCTCAAGGACCTTGGCCCGGTGCTGCAGTCATTAGCCGACGCCGGGCCGGCATTGACCCGCGCATTGGATTTCTACGGAACCTTCCCGTTCCCCAAACCCACGCTGAGCAAATGGCTGCGGGGGGACTACGCGAACTTGACCGCCATCATCGACTTGACGCTGAGCCGGATCGACGCGTCGTTTTTCACCGGCACCCGGTGGGAGTGCGATCTGACCGAGCTGGAACTGCAATGGGGCCGCACCATCGGCCAGATGCCCAGCCCGTGCACCGCGGGTGGCCCCCACAACCCCGGCAACCCGCTGGTTGTTCCCTACCACTTCGATCAGGGGCCCTGA
- a CDS encoding cysteine hydrolase family protein has protein sequence MSPSNVISDDFSAVAVVCVECQNGVLGPASVLPQLATDAGDLVTKLRRLLDAARGAGIRVVHATYEGALGGQQVGTARLWRALGPATADWAPGSQATQVLPELLAPTDLVLPRHHGLFPTAGSELLPLLDNFGVRTVVLTGVSLNLALPHTAGDITQAGFNLVVPRDAVGGTPAEYGEQVLANTIALLGRITTVDALVTEWSGRRGAQSA, from the coding sequence ATGTCACCATCGAACGTGATTTCAGACGATTTCTCCGCCGTCGCCGTGGTGTGCGTCGAATGCCAAAACGGCGTCCTTGGGCCTGCTTCGGTGCTTCCTCAGCTGGCCACCGACGCCGGTGATCTGGTCACAAAGTTGCGCCGTCTGCTCGACGCTGCCCGTGGCGCGGGCATCCGCGTTGTGCACGCAACGTATGAAGGTGCGCTCGGTGGTCAGCAGGTCGGCACCGCCCGTCTCTGGCGTGCCCTCGGGCCGGCCACCGCCGACTGGGCACCCGGAAGCCAAGCCACGCAGGTTCTTCCCGAACTGCTGGCGCCTACAGATCTAGTGCTGCCACGCCACCATGGATTGTTTCCCACCGCGGGATCCGAACTCCTGCCGTTGCTGGACAACTTCGGTGTGCGCACCGTCGTGCTGACCGGTGTGTCGCTGAATTTGGCGCTACCACATACCGCGGGAGACATCACCCAGGCCGGATTCAATCTGGTGGTGCCACGAGACGCAGTCGGCGGCACTCCGGCCGAATACGGCGAGCAAGTGCTTGCCAACACAATCGCGCTGCTGGGCCGCATCACGACTGTCGACGCACTGGTCACCGAATGGTCCGGCCGGCGCGGCGCGCAGTCAGCCTGA